A window from Salvia miltiorrhiza cultivar Shanhuang (shh) chromosome 2, IMPLAD_Smil_shh, whole genome shotgun sequence encodes these proteins:
- the LOC131008445 gene encoding uncharacterized protein LOC131008445, with product MARGLQVGGECGVCKEGFENLWHVFFACPFAELCWEVGDFSILLAYVRVNCESFKEAISYIMDMADGELTAKVCMILWHIWKDRNKAVWEETIPVPRRTVALAISCREKWLGARASQLNMVSPTAVPSATLSCAGWHAVPTGWVRYGVDAAFFGNDNSMGIGIVIRNHMGEFVVGKTMKVVGRRDVVEGELMGVKEALSWLKSLGYLQGWVECDSKVACDAISKNLGIINERGVLANFCRRELASNPGIRLCNVCRSRNAIAHCLAMQSCERYFFVSCLE from the coding sequence ATGGCGCGTGGTTTGCAAGTGGGAGGTGAGTGTGGCGTTTGTAAAGAGGGCTTTGAAAACCTTTGGCACGTTTTTTTTGCTTGCCCGTTTGCGGAGCTTTGTTGGGAGGTTGGTGATTTTTCGATTTTACTGGCCTATGTTAGGGTGAACTGTGAATCTTTTAAGGAAGCTATCTCATATATTATGGATATGGCTGATGGGGAGCTGACTGCCAAAGTGTGCATGATTTTGTGGCATATCTGGAAGGATCGGAATAAGGCGGTGTGGGAGGAAACAATTCCGGTGCCTCGCCGTACTGTGGCGTTGGCGATTAGTTGCCGGGAGAAATGGCTGGGCGCGCGTGCTAGCCAACTGAATATGGTCTCGCCGACTGCTGTCCCTTCTGCCACCCTCTCCTGCGCAGGATGGCATGCTGTTCCGACTGGTTGGGTGAGGTATGGGGTGGACGCGGCTTTTTTCGGCAATGATAACTCCATGGGGATTGGTATCGTGATTAGGAACCATATGGGGGAGTTCGTGGTTGGTAAGACGATGAAAGTGGTGGGTCGAAGGGATGTTGTGGAAGGTGAACTTATGGGGGTGAAGGAGGCGCTGTCTTGGCTGAAGAGTTTGGGATATCTGCAGGGTTGGGTGGAGTGTGATAGTAAGGTAGCTTGTGACGCCATCTCGAAGAATTTGGGGATTATCAATGAAAGAGGTGTTCTTGCTAATTTTTGTCGTCGTGAATTGGCTTCCAACCCTGGGATTCGTTTATGTAATGTTTGTCGTAGTAGAAACGCTATTGCTCATTGCTTAGCTATGCAAAGCTGCGAGAGATATTTCTTCGtttcatgtttggaatga
- the LOC131013393 gene encoding probable ubiquitin-conjugating enzyme E2 24, with translation MDSLHSDFDSFSESSSSEDQEDIEFLYGPQACNIFSSLEDSIQKIDDLLMFERGFMNGDVVCLVSDPLGQMGKVVNVDMTVDLENMFGTKTQNVDSKHLQKIQSVSVGDCVIFGPWLGKVEKVVDRVSILFDDGTKCQLNAEGPERIVALSQDFTEDLPYPFYPGQRVRVESSVSRSTRWLCNIRKDKHEQGTVCDVDAGLVYVDWLCCAVSSVKKGPTPPCLQDVKNLSVLPCGQTNWQLGDWCVLPIEQSLPCSYASGLPKGRKQSEMFISRGDPSANFQNIAVIVKTKTKVDVLWQDGSQSLGLDSRLVYPVNIVDDHDFWPDAFVLEKGTVDDDSQVPGSQRWGIVRSVDPKERTVKVKWCKSSPDLLDSEEEQTEEIVSAYELVEHPDYCYSLGEVVFRAEKGILDFSDGDCLNQTVSNIHTGERTDLEAVENSRDQTVYHNKKFLSHFGTVVGLKHEAVQVQWATGVVSKVAPNEIYRVDKCEGTTASVLGDQTAQPPTEELPLKSQLSGQKSKDVFGFNDDTPKDSSSHSISEVALGVLTRMTTSLFGTLGTSLFSGYRCSEVEDVPHEEEALELCSLNLVGQLPVVDNMETPEKMTSLQIKQANDDITLPSGSKHLGLFRQFDMVNDCSDHHFINESRMDLQSPQLKRGWLKKVHQEWSILEKDIPETIYVRVYEDRMQLLRVAIVGSDGTPYHDGLFFFDIYLPPEYPNVPPMVYYNSGGLRINPNLYESGKVCLSLLNTWTGSESEVWNPGSSTILQLLLSLQALVLNAKPYFNEAGYDSQVGKAEGEKNSFSYNENAFLVSCRSMMFLLRRPPKHFEALVDEHFRSRCKNILLACKAYMRGAPIGNAFECGKAEEEVESGSSTGFKILLAKLYSRLIETFSDKGIDCSDFSDQVP, from the exons ATGGATTCGTTGCATAGCGACTTTGACAGTTTCAGTGAGAGCAGCAGTTCCGAGGATCAGGAGGACATTGAATTTCTGTATGGTCCACAGGCCTGCAACATTTTCTCGTCGCTTGAGGATTCCATCCAAAAGATAGACGATCTTCTCATGTTCGAGAGAGGATTCATGAATGGCGATGTGGTTTGCCTGGTTTCAGATCCATTAGGACAAATGGGAAAGGTTGTCAATGTGGACATGACCGTGGATTTGGAAAATATGTTTGGTACTAAAACACAAAACGTTGATTCGAAGCATCTTCAGAAAATACAGTCAGTTTCTGTTGGGGACTGTGTGATATTCGGACCGTGGCTTGGGAAAGTGGAAAAGGTTGTCGACCGTGTTTCCATCCTGTTTGATGACGGGACGAAGTGTCAGTTAAATGCCGAGGGTCCTGAGAGGATCGTTGCTCTATCTCAAGATTTCACTGAAGATCTGCCATATCCATTTTATCCCGGTCAAAGAGTTCGGGTTGAGTCATCCGTTTCAAGATCCACTCGCTGGTTGTGCAATATTAGAAAGGACAAACACGAGCAAGGCACCGTCTGCGATGTGGATGCAGGGCTCGTGTATGTTGATTGGCTTTGTTGTGCCGTTTCGAGTGTTAAGAAAGGACCTACTCCACCATGTTTGCAGGATGTGAAGAACTTATCTGTGCTGCCTTGCGGTCAAACGAATTGGCAGCTCGGTGATTGGTGCGTTCTTCCGATCGAGCAGAGCCTGCCATGTTCATATGCATCGGGGCTGCCCAAAGGTCGGAAACAATCAGAAATGTTTATTAGTAGAGGGGACCCAAGTGCTAATTTTCAAAACATTGCTGTTATCGTAAAGACAAAGACTAAAGTCGATGTGCTTTGGCAGGACGGGAGCCAATCGCTCGGATTGGATTCACGTCTGGTCTACCCTGTGAATATTGTCGACGATCATGACTTTTGGCCTGATGCATTTGTGTTGGAAAAGGGAACAGTGGATGATGACTCTCAAGTTCCCGGGTCCCAGAGATGGGGAATTGTAAGAAGTGTGGATCCAAAGGAGCGAACTGTGAAGGTGAAATGGTGCAAGTCGTCTCCGGATCTACTTGACTCCGAGGAAGAACAAACAGAGGAGATTGTGAGTGCTTATGAGCTGGTTGAACACCCCGACTACTGCTACAGCTTGGGCGAGGTAGTTTTTAGGGCTGAGAAGGGCATTCTCGATTTCTCAGATGGAGATTGTCTGAACCAGACAGTGTCAAATATTCACACGGGAGAAAGAACTGATTTGGAAGCCGTGGAAAACAGCAGAGATCAGACTGTATATCACAACAAGAAGTTCCTATCTCATTTCGGGACTGTGGTGGGCCTCAAACACGAGGCTGTACAGGTGCAATGGGCCACCGGTGTTGTAAGTAAG GTTGCACCAAATGAGATCTATAGGGTCGATAAATGTGAAGGCACAACTGCTTCTGTGCTTGGTGACCAAACTGCTCAACCTCCAACTGAGGAACTTCCTTTGAAGAGCCAATTGTCGGGCCAAAAGTCAAAG GATGTCTTTGGTTTCAACGATGACACTCCGAAAGACTCCAGCTCACATTCCATATCTGAAGTTGCACTAGGGGTTCTGACACGTATGACTACAAGCCTATTTGGGACTCTGGGCACGTCTCTGTTTAGTGGATATAGATGCTCAGAAGTTGAAGACGTTCCACATGAGGAGGAAGCACTCGAACTTTGCAGTTTGAACCTCGTTGGCCAACTTCCGGTGGTGGATAATATGGAAACACCTGAAAAGATGACTTCACTGCAGATCAAACAAGCTAACGACGATATTACTTTGCCCTCGGGCAGCAAGCATTTGGGGTTATTTAGGCAGTTTGACATGGTTAATGATTGCTCGGACCACCACTTCATCAACGAGTCCAGGATGGACCTGCAGTCTCCCCAG TTGAAACGAGGCTGGTTAAAGAAGGTTCACCAAGAATGGAGCATTCTTGAAAAAGATATTCCTG AAACGATCTATGTGCGTGTCTATGAGGATCGAATGCAATTGCTCCGAGTTGCAATTGTAGGCTCTGATGGGACCCCATATCATGACGGATTGTTCTTCTTCGACATCTATCTTCCCCCGGAATATCCCAATGTGCCACCG ATGGTTTACTATAATTCTGGTGGACTTCGCATCAATCCAAACCTTTATGAATCGGGAAAGGTCTGCCTCAGCCTCCTGAATACATGGACGGGATCAGAAAGTGAAGTTTGGAATCCGGGATCCTCGACTATCCTTCAACTGTTACTCTCTCTCCAGGCCCTCGTGCTCAATGCTAAGCCTTATTTTAATGAGGCTGGATACGACTCACAGGTGGGCAAAGCCGAGGGTGAGAAGAACTCATTCAGCTACAACGAAAATGCATTTCTTGTCAGCTGCAGGTCGATGATGTTCCTACTACGCAGGCCTCCAAAG CATTTTGAGGCCCTTGTGGACGAGCACTTCAGAAGCCGGTGCAAAAATATCTTACTGGCCTGTAAGGCATACATGCGAGGAGCTCCTATAGGGAATGCATTCGAGTGTGGAAAAGCTGAAGAGGAAGTCGAGAGCGGAAGCTCAACTGGATTCAAGATATTGCTCGCCAAGCTCTACTCTAGGCTTATCGAGACCTTCTCTGACAAGGGCATCGACTGCTCTGATTTCTCGGACCAGGTTCCATGA
- the LOC131013413 gene encoding CASP-like protein 1C1: MMSLSKRIPMLVLRLVALGASVSAIVIMVSSHDSAQLFSMKFDAKYSHTPTFKYFVLVNGIASGYTFILLFFPSKSSCAHIILLLDLMMALVLDSSISACVAIGQVGKKGNSHAGWLPICGQVPKFCDHVTGAIAAGFIAAIAYFLVLLYSLHNVMNLFALRA; this comes from the exons ATGATGAGTTTATCAAAGAGAATTCCAATGCTTGTGCTGAGGCTTGTAGCCTTGGGAGCAAGTGTTAGTGCTATAGTGATAATGGTGAGCAGCCATGACTCTGCTCAGCTCTTCAGTATGAAGTTCGACGCCAAATACTCCCACACCCCAACCTTCAA ATACTTTGTGTTGGTGAATGGTATTGCAAGTGGCTACACATTCATACTGCTGTTTTTCCCTTCCAAGAGTTCGTGCGCCCACATCATCTTGCTTCTTGATCTC ATGATGGCGTTGGTGCTGGATTCAAGCATATCGGCGTGCGTGGCAATAGGGCAAGTGGGGAAGAAAGGCAACAGTCATGCAGGTTGGCTGCCTATCTGTGGACAAGTTCCTAAGTTCTGTGATCATGTTACAGGAGCCATAGCGGCCGGTTTTATTGCCGCCATAGCCTATTTCCTCGTCCTTCTCTACTCACTCCACAACGTCATGAATCTCTTCGCCCTCAGGGCTTAG